In one Brevibacillus choshinensis genomic region, the following are encoded:
- a CDS encoding tyrosine-type recombinase/integrase — MIALFEAIDEFVTYLKIEVNRSKETYTGYHKDLSQFHRFYLERWIVKPFVDEIDPFHLRSYLRYVAEEKQYKTNSIIRTVATFRSFFRFLEREEYISKNPSLKIDAPKKPESIPRFLSKEEIERILSAISQDQDKGKRNYSMIQALRYTGLRVSELANLKINDVNLEEAAITVWHGKGDKYRIIPLHPDLAPILQEYLDHVRPKSNDPHFFVTKKTETKITTGYIRVILHKATLDAGITKKVTPHVLRHSFATSLYKDHGVDLLRIGKLLGHASPRATSIYTHTTPEHLREALEKLS; from the coding sequence TTGATTGCATTATTTGAGGCCATAGATGAGTTTGTCACCTATCTAAAGATCGAGGTTAATCGAAGCAAGGAAACCTATACAGGGTATCACAAGGATCTTTCGCAGTTTCACCGGTTCTACCTAGAGCGATGGATAGTAAAACCCTTCGTCGATGAAATTGACCCTTTTCATTTGCGCTCGTATCTACGGTACGTCGCCGAGGAAAAGCAATATAAGACGAACAGCATCATCCGTACTGTAGCAACCTTTCGATCTTTTTTCCGTTTCCTCGAGCGAGAAGAGTACATCAGCAAAAATCCTAGTCTGAAAATCGATGCCCCCAAAAAACCGGAAAGTATTCCTCGGTTTCTCTCTAAAGAAGAAATTGAACGCATTTTGTCCGCCATTTCACAAGACCAGGACAAAGGAAAACGGAATTATTCCATGATCCAAGCATTACGCTATACAGGACTAAGGGTATCCGAACTAGCCAATCTGAAAATAAATGATGTGAATCTTGAAGAGGCGGCAATTACGGTATGGCATGGGAAAGGAGACAAATACAGGATCATTCCCTTACATCCAGATTTGGCACCGATATTACAAGAATACCTGGATCATGTAAGGCCAAAGAGTAACGACCCCCACTTCTTTGTAACCAAAAAAACCGAAACAAAAATCACTACCGGTTACATACGTGTGATTTTACACAAAGCGACTCTGGATGCAGGTATCACAAAAAAGGTTACACCTCACGTTTTACGACATTCATTTGCAACCTCTCTTTACAAGGACCATGGAGTGGATTTGTTAAGGATCGGTAAACTACTTGGGCATGCTTCCCCTCGGGCAACATCCATCTATACACATACAACGCCAGAGCACTTACGCGAAGCATTAGAGAAACTTTCTTAA